Proteins encoded together in one Oreochromis aureus strain Israel breed Guangdong linkage group 23, ZZ_aureus, whole genome shotgun sequence window:
- the rfc4 gene encoding replication factor C subunit 4 produces the protein MQAFLKGATVQAARPQKDKAVVGPSAEKKAKAVPWVEKYRPKCVDEVAFQEEVVAVLKKSLEGADLPNLLFYGPPGTGKTSTILAAARELYGPELYRQRVLELNASDERGIQVVRDKVKNFAQLTVAGTRPDGKSCPPFKIIILDEADSMTAPAQAALRRTMEKESRTTRFCLICNYISRIIEPLTSRCSKFRFKPLANQIQEERLLEICEKENLKYTKESIAALVRVSEGDLRKAITFLQSAARLNVDKEITDCAVIEIAGVVPDKMIDNLLQICFRGTFEKLEVAVRNMVDEGYAATQILTQLHECVIEQDLSDKQKSTITEKMAVVCKCLSDGADEYLQLLSLCSVIMQEASHN, from the exons ATGCAAGCCTTTTTGAAAGGAGCAACAGTTCAGGCAGCCAGGCCTCAGAAAGACAAGGCAGTGGTTGGACCCAGTGCAGAGAAGAAAGCAAAGGCTGTTCCTTGGGTAGAAAAATA CAGGCCAAAGTGTGTTGATGAGGTGGCCTTTCAGGAGGAGGTTGTAGCGGTGTTGAAGAAGTCTCTGGAAGGAGCAGAT CTTCCCAACTTGCTCTTCTATGGCCCTCCTGGAACAGGAAAGACCTCTACCATCTTAGCTGCTGCCAGAGAACTTTATGG TCCAGAACTGTACAGGCAGAGGGTGCTGGAGCTCAATGCCTCAGATGAAAGAGGCATCCAGGTCGTCAGAGATAAAGTCAAAAACTTTGCTCAGCTCACTGTTGCCGGGACACGCCCAGA CGGGAAGTCGTGTCCTCCTTTTAAGATCATCATACTGGATGAGGCCGATTCCATGACTGCACCAGCTCAAGCTGCTCTCAGACGGACAATGGAGAAGGAGTCTCGCACAACTCGGTTTTGTCTCATCTGTAACTATATAAGCAG GATTATTGAGCCTCTGACTTCTCGGTGTTCCAAGTTTCGCTTCAAACCTCTAGCCAATCAGATCCAGGAAGAACGTCTACTAGAGATATGTGAAAAGGAGAACCTCAAGTACACCAAAGAg AGTATAGCAGCATTGGTGCGGGTGTCTGAAGGCGACCTGCGGAAAGCCATCACATTTTTGCAAAGTGCTGCACGCCTCAATGTCGACAAGGAAATCACTGATTGTGCTGTTATTGAAATAGCAGGG GTTGTTCCTGACAAGATGATTGACAACCTGCTCCAGATCTGCTTCAGAGGAACATTTGAGAAACTGGAGGTAGCAGTCAGG AACATGGTGGATGAAGGCTACGCAGCCACACAGATCTTGACACAGCTTCATGAGTGTGTCATAGAGCAGGACCTGAGTGACAAGCAGAAGTCGACTATCACAGAGAAGATGGCA GTTGTGTGTAAGTGTCTGTCAGATGGTGCAGACGAGTACCTGCAGCTGTTGAGTCTGTGTTCAGTCATCATGCAGGAGGCTTCCCACAACTAA